One part of the Glycine max cultivar Williams 82 chromosome 14, Glycine_max_v4.0, whole genome shotgun sequence genome encodes these proteins:
- the LOC100788520 gene encoding uncharacterized protein isoform X4 yields MTSSCKRKGIIEALESMLIEVARVRLHGFSEREISVVRALLMSEIESAYLERDQIQSTSLRDEYLPHFLHNEPVVGIEYEAQLQKTLLPPSLGCVSTLLLVFIWRLCHHKKEHKDFVEANRITRMESLQAGIARLHQQPSIYHQFDHKNKNKGACAAGEYGMKTNAEISWEVCNGSAEYMQKIRLNPGLKKVLHTNNSSNMSVASVIRTVLPLPGPPLGNYAFPQEAYFEITILFSHIDDHELVVAKREGEKTKLLIEDGSNGASELDTVEEMKLGQKEGGEKSGSVMFSLGLTAGGGVPLTVPGSYPRSIGFNSNGSVFLEGMKLVMESEKAQWIGTDRVIGCGFDPRQKKVFFTLDSELVHVIHCQSEEFATPLCPTLAANIDIQVLVNFGQSAFKYAPANAQRTPNPCFIAPLVNSPGATLGYDDSKELFSMGRIDSQWLNRSANKGNHHNGNSTQVLDFDESEADLFEIVLDVSKHSAIAHRK; encoded by the exons ATGACTTCATCTtgtaaaagaaaaggaattatCGAAGCCTTGGAATCAATGTTAATAGAG GTTGCAAGGGTAAGACTTCATGGCTTTTCAGAGCGTGAAATATCTGTAGTTCGTGCCCTGTTGATGTCTGAGATTGAATCTGCTTATTTGGAGCGTGATCAAATTCAATCTACCAGCTTGAGAGATGAATATTTAcca CATTTTCTCCACAATGAACCTGTTGTTGGGATTGAGTATGAAGCTCAACTCCAAAAGACTCTTCTACCAC CCTCATTGGGATGTGTTTCAACCCTTTTGCTGGTTTTTATATGGCGTTTGTGTCACCACAAGAAAGAGCACAAAGACTTTGTTGAGGCCAATAGGATCACCAGAATGGAGAGCCTCCAAGCAGGAATTGCAAGACTTCATCAACAACCATCAATCTATCACCAATTTgatcacaaaaacaaaaacaaag GAGCATGTGCAGCTGGTGAATATGGAATGAAAACTAATGCTGAGATAAGCTGGGAAGTGTGCAATGGATCAGCTGAATATATGCAGAAGATTAGGCTCAATCCTGGGTTAAAAAAGGTTCTTCACACAAACAACTCTTCCAATATGAGTGTTGCTTCTGTCATTAGGACGGTTTTACCTCTTCCTGGCCCTCCTTTGGGGAACTATGCCTTCCCACAAGAGGCCTATTTTGAAATCACCATCTTGTTTTCTCATATCGATGATCATGAATTGGTTGTTGCGAAGAGAGAAGGGGAGAAGACAAAACTCCTCATTGAAGATGGTTCCAATGGAGCAAGTGAATTGGACACTGTTGAAGAAATGAAACTTGGCCAGAAAGAGGGTGGTGAAAAGAGTGGATCTGTGATGTTCTCATTGGGGTTAACAGCTGGAGGGGGTGTTCCTTTGACAGTTCCAGGTAGCTACCCTCGGAGCATTGGATTCAATTCCAATGGTTCTGTCTTTCTTGAAG GAATGAAACTTGTAATGGAGTCTGAGAAGGCACAATGGATAGGAACTGATAGGGTAATTGGTTGCGGGTTTGATCCAAGGCAGAAAAAGGTTTTCTTCACATTGGACTCAGAGTTGGTGCATGTCATCCACTGCCAGTCAGAGGAATTTGCCACTCCACTCTGTCCAACTTTGGCTGCAAATATAGACATTCAGGTTTTGGTTAATTTTGGACAAAGTGCATTCAAATATGCACCTGCAAATGCGCAAAGAACACCAAATCCATGCTTCATAGCCCCACTTGTGAATTCCCCTGGTGCTACCCTTGGCTATGATGACAGCAAGGAGCTCTTCTCCATGGGAAGGATTGATTCTCAGTGGCTTAATCGATCCGCAAACAAAGGAAATCACCACAATGGGAATAGTACTCAAGTCTTAGATTTTGATGAGTCTGAGGCTGATCTATTTGAAATAGTCTTGGATGTCTCAAAACACAGTGCCATAGCTCACAGAAAATGA
- the LOC100788520 gene encoding zinc protease PQQL-like isoform X8, whose protein sequence is MTSSCKRKGIIEALESMLIEVARVRLHGFSEREISVVRALLMSEIESAYLERDQIQSTSLRDEYLPHFLHNEPVVGIEYEAQLQKTLLPRMKLVMESEKAQWIGTDRVIGCGFDPRQKKVFFTLDSELVHVIHCQSEEFATPLCPTLAANIDIQVLVNFGQSAFKYAPANAQRTPNPCFIAPLVNSPGATLGYDDSKELFSMGRIDSQWLNRSANKGNHHNGNSTQVLDFDESEADLFEIVLDVSKHSAIAHRK, encoded by the exons ATGACTTCATCTtgtaaaagaaaaggaattatCGAAGCCTTGGAATCAATGTTAATAGAG GTTGCAAGGGTAAGACTTCATGGCTTTTCAGAGCGTGAAATATCTGTAGTTCGTGCCCTGTTGATGTCTGAGATTGAATCTGCTTATTTGGAGCGTGATCAAATTCAATCTACCAGCTTGAGAGATGAATATTTAcca CATTTTCTCCACAATGAACCTGTTGTTGGGATTGAGTATGAAGCTCAACTCCAAAAGACTCTTCTACCAC GAATGAAACTTGTAATGGAGTCTGAGAAGGCACAATGGATAGGAACTGATAGGGTAATTGGTTGCGGGTTTGATCCAAGGCAGAAAAAGGTTTTCTTCACATTGGACTCAGAGTTGGTGCATGTCATCCACTGCCAGTCAGAGGAATTTGCCACTCCACTCTGTCCAACTTTGGCTGCAAATATAGACATTCAGGTTTTGGTTAATTTTGGACAAAGTGCATTCAAATATGCACCTGCAAATGCGCAAAGAACACCAAATCCATGCTTCATAGCCCCACTTGTGAATTCCCCTGGTGCTACCCTTGGCTATGATGACAGCAAGGAGCTCTTCTCCATGGGAAGGATTGATTCTCAGTGGCTTAATCGATCCGCAAACAAAGGAAATCACCACAATGGGAATAGTACTCAAGTCTTAGATTTTGATGAGTCTGAGGCTGATCTATTTGAAATAGTCTTGGATGTCTCAAAACACAGTGCCATAGCTCACAGAAAATGA
- the LOC100788520 gene encoding uncharacterized protein isoform X3, which produces MTSSCKRKGIIEALESMLIEVARHFLHNEPVVGIEYEAQLQKTLLPPSLGCVSTLLLVFIWRLCHHKKEHKDFVEANRITRMESLQAGIARLHQQPSIYHQFDHKNKNKGKFYVFHNGVSRRGHLFNWDDHPYLVVDAVENGWSRFAFSNYKSNMTSHLKRSTLLGACAAGEYGMKTNAEISWEVCNGSAEYMQKIRLNPGLKKVLHTNNSSNMSVASVIRTVLPLPGPPLGNYAFPQEAYFEITILFSHIDDHELVVAKREGEKTKLLIEDGSNGASELDTVEEMKLGQKEGGEKSGSVMFSLGLTAGGGVPLTVPGSYPRSIGFNSNGSVFLEGMKLVMESEKAQWIGTDRVIGCGFDPRQKKVFFTLDSELVHVIHCQSEEFATPLCPTLAANIDIQVLVNFGQSAFKYAPANAQRTPNPCFIAPLVNSPGATLGYDDSKELFSMGRIDSQWLNRSANKGNHHNGNSTQVLDFDESEADLFEIVLDVSKHSAIAHRK; this is translated from the exons ATGACTTCATCTtgtaaaagaaaaggaattatCGAAGCCTTGGAATCAATGTTAATAGAG GTTGCAAGG CATTTTCTCCACAATGAACCTGTTGTTGGGATTGAGTATGAAGCTCAACTCCAAAAGACTCTTCTACCAC CCTCATTGGGATGTGTTTCAACCCTTTTGCTGGTTTTTATATGGCGTTTGTGTCACCACAAGAAAGAGCACAAAGACTTTGTTGAGGCCAATAGGATCACCAGAATGGAGAGCCTCCAAGCAGGAATTGCAAGACTTCATCAACAACCATCAATCTATCACCAATTTgatcacaaaaacaaaaacaaaggtaAATTTTATGTGTTTCATAATGGTGTCTCAAGAAGAGGACACTTGTTTAACTGGGATGATCATCCCTACCTTGTTGTTGATGCTGTGGAAAATGGTTGGTCTAGATTTGCTTTTAGTAACTACAAGAGCAACATGACATCTCATTTAAAGAGATCAACCCTTTTAGGAGCATGTGCAGCTGGTGAATATGGAATGAAAACTAATGCTGAGATAAGCTGGGAAGTGTGCAATGGATCAGCTGAATATATGCAGAAGATTAGGCTCAATCCTGGGTTAAAAAAGGTTCTTCACACAAACAACTCTTCCAATATGAGTGTTGCTTCTGTCATTAGGACGGTTTTACCTCTTCCTGGCCCTCCTTTGGGGAACTATGCCTTCCCACAAGAGGCCTATTTTGAAATCACCATCTTGTTTTCTCATATCGATGATCATGAATTGGTTGTTGCGAAGAGAGAAGGGGAGAAGACAAAACTCCTCATTGAAGATGGTTCCAATGGAGCAAGTGAATTGGACACTGTTGAAGAAATGAAACTTGGCCAGAAAGAGGGTGGTGAAAAGAGTGGATCTGTGATGTTCTCATTGGGGTTAACAGCTGGAGGGGGTGTTCCTTTGACAGTTCCAGGTAGCTACCCTCGGAGCATTGGATTCAATTCCAATGGTTCTGTCTTTCTTGAAG GAATGAAACTTGTAATGGAGTCTGAGAAGGCACAATGGATAGGAACTGATAGGGTAATTGGTTGCGGGTTTGATCCAAGGCAGAAAAAGGTTTTCTTCACATTGGACTCAGAGTTGGTGCATGTCATCCACTGCCAGTCAGAGGAATTTGCCACTCCACTCTGTCCAACTTTGGCTGCAAATATAGACATTCAGGTTTTGGTTAATTTTGGACAAAGTGCATTCAAATATGCACCTGCAAATGCGCAAAGAACACCAAATCCATGCTTCATAGCCCCACTTGTGAATTCCCCTGGTGCTACCCTTGGCTATGATGACAGCAAGGAGCTCTTCTCCATGGGAAGGATTGATTCTCAGTGGCTTAATCGATCCGCAAACAAAGGAAATCACCACAATGGGAATAGTACTCAAGTCTTAGATTTTGATGAGTCTGAGGCTGATCTATTTGAAATAGTCTTGGATGTCTCAAAACACAGTGCCATAGCTCACAGAAAATGA
- the LOC100788520 gene encoding uncharacterized protein isoform X6, protein MGRVIHVAVVAASLGCVSTLLLVFIWRLCHHKKEHKDFVEANRITRMESLQAGIARLHQQPSIYHQFDHKNKNKGACAAGEYGMKTNAEISWEVCNGSAEYMQKIRLNPGLKKVLHTNNSSNMSVASVIRTVLPLPGPPLGNYAFPQEAYFEITILFSHIDDHELVVAKREGEKTKLLIEDGSNGASELDTVEEMKLGQKEGGEKSGSVMFSLGLTAGGGVPLTVPGSYPRSIGFNSNGSVFLEGMKLVMESEKAQWIGTDRVIGCGFDPRQKKVFFTLDSELVHVIHCQSEEFATPLCPTLAANIDIQVLVNFGQSAFKYAPANAQRTPNPCFIAPLVNSPGATLGYDDSKELFSMGRIDSQWLNRSANKGNHHNGNSTQVLDFDESEADLFEIVLDVSKHSAIAHRK, encoded by the exons ATGGGTCGAGTGATACATGTTGCGGTGGTGGCAGCCTCATTGGGATGTGTTTCAACCCTTTTGCTGGTTTTTATATGGCGTTTGTGTCACCACAAGAAAGAGCACAAAGACTTTGTTGAGGCCAATAGGATCACCAGAATGGAGAGCCTCCAAGCAGGAATTGCAAGACTTCATCAACAACCATCAATCTATCACCAATTTgatcacaaaaacaaaaacaaag GAGCATGTGCAGCTGGTGAATATGGAATGAAAACTAATGCTGAGATAAGCTGGGAAGTGTGCAATGGATCAGCTGAATATATGCAGAAGATTAGGCTCAATCCTGGGTTAAAAAAGGTTCTTCACACAAACAACTCTTCCAATATGAGTGTTGCTTCTGTCATTAGGACGGTTTTACCTCTTCCTGGCCCTCCTTTGGGGAACTATGCCTTCCCACAAGAGGCCTATTTTGAAATCACCATCTTGTTTTCTCATATCGATGATCATGAATTGGTTGTTGCGAAGAGAGAAGGGGAGAAGACAAAACTCCTCATTGAAGATGGTTCCAATGGAGCAAGTGAATTGGACACTGTTGAAGAAATGAAACTTGGCCAGAAAGAGGGTGGTGAAAAGAGTGGATCTGTGATGTTCTCATTGGGGTTAACAGCTGGAGGGGGTGTTCCTTTGACAGTTCCAGGTAGCTACCCTCGGAGCATTGGATTCAATTCCAATGGTTCTGTCTTTCTTGAAG GAATGAAACTTGTAATGGAGTCTGAGAAGGCACAATGGATAGGAACTGATAGGGTAATTGGTTGCGGGTTTGATCCAAGGCAGAAAAAGGTTTTCTTCACATTGGACTCAGAGTTGGTGCATGTCATCCACTGCCAGTCAGAGGAATTTGCCACTCCACTCTGTCCAACTTTGGCTGCAAATATAGACATTCAGGTTTTGGTTAATTTTGGACAAAGTGCATTCAAATATGCACCTGCAAATGCGCAAAGAACACCAAATCCATGCTTCATAGCCCCACTTGTGAATTCCCCTGGTGCTACCCTTGGCTATGATGACAGCAAGGAGCTCTTCTCCATGGGAAGGATTGATTCTCAGTGGCTTAATCGATCCGCAAACAAAGGAAATCACCACAATGGGAATAGTACTCAAGTCTTAGATTTTGATGAGTCTGAGGCTGATCTATTTGAAATAGTCTTGGATGTCTCAAAACACAGTGCCATAGCTCACAGAAAATGA
- the LOC100788520 gene encoding uncharacterized protein isoform X9: MTSSCKRKGIIEALESMLIEVARHFLHNEPVVGIEYEAQLQKTLLPRMKLVMESEKAQWIGTDRVIGCGFDPRQKKVFFTLDSELVHVIHCQSEEFATPLCPTLAANIDIQVLVNFGQSAFKYAPANAQRTPNPCFIAPLVNSPGATLGYDDSKELFSMGRIDSQWLNRSANKGNHHNGNSTQVLDFDESEADLFEIVLDVSKHSAIAHRK, from the exons ATGACTTCATCTtgtaaaagaaaaggaattatCGAAGCCTTGGAATCAATGTTAATAGAG GTTGCAAGG CATTTTCTCCACAATGAACCTGTTGTTGGGATTGAGTATGAAGCTCAACTCCAAAAGACTCTTCTACCAC GAATGAAACTTGTAATGGAGTCTGAGAAGGCACAATGGATAGGAACTGATAGGGTAATTGGTTGCGGGTTTGATCCAAGGCAGAAAAAGGTTTTCTTCACATTGGACTCAGAGTTGGTGCATGTCATCCACTGCCAGTCAGAGGAATTTGCCACTCCACTCTGTCCAACTTTGGCTGCAAATATAGACATTCAGGTTTTGGTTAATTTTGGACAAAGTGCATTCAAATATGCACCTGCAAATGCGCAAAGAACACCAAATCCATGCTTCATAGCCCCACTTGTGAATTCCCCTGGTGCTACCCTTGGCTATGATGACAGCAAGGAGCTCTTCTCCATGGGAAGGATTGATTCTCAGTGGCTTAATCGATCCGCAAACAAAGGAAATCACCACAATGGGAATAGTACTCAAGTCTTAGATTTTGATGAGTCTGAGGCTGATCTATTTGAAATAGTCTTGGATGTCTCAAAACACAGTGCCATAGCTCACAGAAAATGA
- the LOC100788520 gene encoding uncharacterized protein isoform X5: MGRVIHVAVVAASLGCVSTLLLVFIWRLCHHKKEHKDFVEANRITRMESLQAGIARLHQQPSIYHQFDHKNKNKGKFYVFHNGVSRRGHLFNWDDHPYLVVDAVENGWSRFAFSNYKSNMTSHLKRSTLLGACAAGEYGMKTNAEISWEVCNGSAEYMQKIRLNPGLKKVLHTNNSSNMSVASVIRTVLPLPGPPLGNYAFPQEAYFEITILFSHIDDHELVVAKREGEKTKLLIEDGSNGASELDTVEEMKLGQKEGGEKSGSVMFSLGLTAGGGVPLTVPGSYPRSIGFNSNGSVFLEGMKLVMESEKAQWIGTDRVIGCGFDPRQKKVFFTLDSELVHVIHCQSEEFATPLCPTLAANIDIQVLVNFGQSAFKYAPANAQRTPNPCFIAPLVNSPGATLGYDDSKELFSMGRIDSQWLNRSANKGNHHNGNSTQVLDFDESEADLFEIVLDVSKHSAIAHRK; encoded by the exons ATGGGTCGAGTGATACATGTTGCGGTGGTGGCAGCCTCATTGGGATGTGTTTCAACCCTTTTGCTGGTTTTTATATGGCGTTTGTGTCACCACAAGAAAGAGCACAAAGACTTTGTTGAGGCCAATAGGATCACCAGAATGGAGAGCCTCCAAGCAGGAATTGCAAGACTTCATCAACAACCATCAATCTATCACCAATTTgatcacaaaaacaaaaacaaaggtaAATTTTATGTGTTTCATAATGGTGTCTCAAGAAGAGGACACTTGTTTAACTGGGATGATCATCCCTACCTTGTTGTTGATGCTGTGGAAAATGGTTGGTCTAGATTTGCTTTTAGTAACTACAAGAGCAACATGACATCTCATTTAAAGAGATCAACCCTTTTAGGAGCATGTGCAGCTGGTGAATATGGAATGAAAACTAATGCTGAGATAAGCTGGGAAGTGTGCAATGGATCAGCTGAATATATGCAGAAGATTAGGCTCAATCCTGGGTTAAAAAAGGTTCTTCACACAAACAACTCTTCCAATATGAGTGTTGCTTCTGTCATTAGGACGGTTTTACCTCTTCCTGGCCCTCCTTTGGGGAACTATGCCTTCCCACAAGAGGCCTATTTTGAAATCACCATCTTGTTTTCTCATATCGATGATCATGAATTGGTTGTTGCGAAGAGAGAAGGGGAGAAGACAAAACTCCTCATTGAAGATGGTTCCAATGGAGCAAGTGAATTGGACACTGTTGAAGAAATGAAACTTGGCCAGAAAGAGGGTGGTGAAAAGAGTGGATCTGTGATGTTCTCATTGGGGTTAACAGCTGGAGGGGGTGTTCCTTTGACAGTTCCAGGTAGCTACCCTCGGAGCATTGGATTCAATTCCAATGGTTCTGTCTTTCTTGAAG GAATGAAACTTGTAATGGAGTCTGAGAAGGCACAATGGATAGGAACTGATAGGGTAATTGGTTGCGGGTTTGATCCAAGGCAGAAAAAGGTTTTCTTCACATTGGACTCAGAGTTGGTGCATGTCATCCACTGCCAGTCAGAGGAATTTGCCACTCCACTCTGTCCAACTTTGGCTGCAAATATAGACATTCAGGTTTTGGTTAATTTTGGACAAAGTGCATTCAAATATGCACCTGCAAATGCGCAAAGAACACCAAATCCATGCTTCATAGCCCCACTTGTGAATTCCCCTGGTGCTACCCTTGGCTATGATGACAGCAAGGAGCTCTTCTCCATGGGAAGGATTGATTCTCAGTGGCTTAATCGATCCGCAAACAAAGGAAATCACCACAATGGGAATAGTACTCAAGTCTTAGATTTTGATGAGTCTGAGGCTGATCTATTTGAAATAGTCTTGGATGTCTCAAAACACAGTGCCATAGCTCACAGAAAATGA
- the LOC100788520 gene encoding uncharacterized protein isoform X1 yields the protein MTSSCKRKGIIEALESMLIEVARVRLHGFSEREISVVRALLMSEIESAYLERDQIQSTSLRDEYLPHFLHNEPVVGIEYEAQLQKTLLPPSLGCVSTLLLVFIWRLCHHKKEHKDFVEANRITRMESLQAGIARLHQQPSIYHQFDHKNKNKGKFYVFHNGVSRRGHLFNWDDHPYLVVDAVENGWSRFAFSNYKSNMTSHLKRSTLLGACAAGEYGMKTNAEISWEVCNGSAEYMQKIRLNPGLKKVLHTNNSSNMSVASVIRTVLPLPGPPLGNYAFPQEAYFEITILFSHIDDHELVVAKREGEKTKLLIEDGSNGASELDTVEEMKLGQKEGGEKSGSVMFSLGLTAGGGVPLTVPGSYPRSIGFNSNGSVFLEGMKLVMESEKAQWIGTDRVIGCGFDPRQKKVFFTLDSELVHVIHCQSEEFATPLCPTLAANIDIQVLVNFGQSAFKYAPANAQRTPNPCFIAPLVNSPGATLGYDDSKELFSMGRIDSQWLNRSANKGNHHNGNSTQVLDFDESEADLFEIVLDVSKHSAIAHRK from the exons ATGACTTCATCTtgtaaaagaaaaggaattatCGAAGCCTTGGAATCAATGTTAATAGAG GTTGCAAGGGTAAGACTTCATGGCTTTTCAGAGCGTGAAATATCTGTAGTTCGTGCCCTGTTGATGTCTGAGATTGAATCTGCTTATTTGGAGCGTGATCAAATTCAATCTACCAGCTTGAGAGATGAATATTTAcca CATTTTCTCCACAATGAACCTGTTGTTGGGATTGAGTATGAAGCTCAACTCCAAAAGACTCTTCTACCAC CCTCATTGGGATGTGTTTCAACCCTTTTGCTGGTTTTTATATGGCGTTTGTGTCACCACAAGAAAGAGCACAAAGACTTTGTTGAGGCCAATAGGATCACCAGAATGGAGAGCCTCCAAGCAGGAATTGCAAGACTTCATCAACAACCATCAATCTATCACCAATTTgatcacaaaaacaaaaacaaaggtaAATTTTATGTGTTTCATAATGGTGTCTCAAGAAGAGGACACTTGTTTAACTGGGATGATCATCCCTACCTTGTTGTTGATGCTGTGGAAAATGGTTGGTCTAGATTTGCTTTTAGTAACTACAAGAGCAACATGACATCTCATTTAAAGAGATCAACCCTTTTAGGAGCATGTGCAGCTGGTGAATATGGAATGAAAACTAATGCTGAGATAAGCTGGGAAGTGTGCAATGGATCAGCTGAATATATGCAGAAGATTAGGCTCAATCCTGGGTTAAAAAAGGTTCTTCACACAAACAACTCTTCCAATATGAGTGTTGCTTCTGTCATTAGGACGGTTTTACCTCTTCCTGGCCCTCCTTTGGGGAACTATGCCTTCCCACAAGAGGCCTATTTTGAAATCACCATCTTGTTTTCTCATATCGATGATCATGAATTGGTTGTTGCGAAGAGAGAAGGGGAGAAGACAAAACTCCTCATTGAAGATGGTTCCAATGGAGCAAGTGAATTGGACACTGTTGAAGAAATGAAACTTGGCCAGAAAGAGGGTGGTGAAAAGAGTGGATCTGTGATGTTCTCATTGGGGTTAACAGCTGGAGGGGGTGTTCCTTTGACAGTTCCAGGTAGCTACCCTCGGAGCATTGGATTCAATTCCAATGGTTCTGTCTTTCTTGAAG GAATGAAACTTGTAATGGAGTCTGAGAAGGCACAATGGATAGGAACTGATAGGGTAATTGGTTGCGGGTTTGATCCAAGGCAGAAAAAGGTTTTCTTCACATTGGACTCAGAGTTGGTGCATGTCATCCACTGCCAGTCAGAGGAATTTGCCACTCCACTCTGTCCAACTTTGGCTGCAAATATAGACATTCAGGTTTTGGTTAATTTTGGACAAAGTGCATTCAAATATGCACCTGCAAATGCGCAAAGAACACCAAATCCATGCTTCATAGCCCCACTTGTGAATTCCCCTGGTGCTACCCTTGGCTATGATGACAGCAAGGAGCTCTTCTCCATGGGAAGGATTGATTCTCAGTGGCTTAATCGATCCGCAAACAAAGGAAATCACCACAATGGGAATAGTACTCAAGTCTTAGATTTTGATGAGTCTGAGGCTGATCTATTTGAAATAGTCTTGGATGTCTCAAAACACAGTGCCATAGCTCACAGAAAATGA
- the LOC100788520 gene encoding uncharacterized protein isoform X2: protein MSEIESAYLERDQIQSTSLRDEYLPHFLHNEPVVGIEYEAQLQKTLLPPSLGCVSTLLLVFIWRLCHHKKEHKDFVEANRITRMESLQAGIARLHQQPSIYHQFDHKNKNKGKFYVFHNGVSRRGHLFNWDDHPYLVVDAVENGWSRFAFSNYKSNMTSHLKRSTLLGACAAGEYGMKTNAEISWEVCNGSAEYMQKIRLNPGLKKVLHTNNSSNMSVASVIRTVLPLPGPPLGNYAFPQEAYFEITILFSHIDDHELVVAKREGEKTKLLIEDGSNGASELDTVEEMKLGQKEGGEKSGSVMFSLGLTAGGGVPLTVPGSYPRSIGFNSNGSVFLEGMKLVMESEKAQWIGTDRVIGCGFDPRQKKVFFTLDSELVHVIHCQSEEFATPLCPTLAANIDIQVLVNFGQSAFKYAPANAQRTPNPCFIAPLVNSPGATLGYDDSKELFSMGRIDSQWLNRSANKGNHHNGNSTQVLDFDESEADLFEIVLDVSKHSAIAHRK, encoded by the exons ATGTCTGAGATTGAATCTGCTTATTTGGAGCGTGATCAAATTCAATCTACCAGCTTGAGAGATGAATATTTAcca CATTTTCTCCACAATGAACCTGTTGTTGGGATTGAGTATGAAGCTCAACTCCAAAAGACTCTTCTACCAC CCTCATTGGGATGTGTTTCAACCCTTTTGCTGGTTTTTATATGGCGTTTGTGTCACCACAAGAAAGAGCACAAAGACTTTGTTGAGGCCAATAGGATCACCAGAATGGAGAGCCTCCAAGCAGGAATTGCAAGACTTCATCAACAACCATCAATCTATCACCAATTTgatcacaaaaacaaaaacaaaggtaAATTTTATGTGTTTCATAATGGTGTCTCAAGAAGAGGACACTTGTTTAACTGGGATGATCATCCCTACCTTGTTGTTGATGCTGTGGAAAATGGTTGGTCTAGATTTGCTTTTAGTAACTACAAGAGCAACATGACATCTCATTTAAAGAGATCAACCCTTTTAGGAGCATGTGCAGCTGGTGAATATGGAATGAAAACTAATGCTGAGATAAGCTGGGAAGTGTGCAATGGATCAGCTGAATATATGCAGAAGATTAGGCTCAATCCTGGGTTAAAAAAGGTTCTTCACACAAACAACTCTTCCAATATGAGTGTTGCTTCTGTCATTAGGACGGTTTTACCTCTTCCTGGCCCTCCTTTGGGGAACTATGCCTTCCCACAAGAGGCCTATTTTGAAATCACCATCTTGTTTTCTCATATCGATGATCATGAATTGGTTGTTGCGAAGAGAGAAGGGGAGAAGACAAAACTCCTCATTGAAGATGGTTCCAATGGAGCAAGTGAATTGGACACTGTTGAAGAAATGAAACTTGGCCAGAAAGAGGGTGGTGAAAAGAGTGGATCTGTGATGTTCTCATTGGGGTTAACAGCTGGAGGGGGTGTTCCTTTGACAGTTCCAGGTAGCTACCCTCGGAGCATTGGATTCAATTCCAATGGTTCTGTCTTTCTTGAAG GAATGAAACTTGTAATGGAGTCTGAGAAGGCACAATGGATAGGAACTGATAGGGTAATTGGTTGCGGGTTTGATCCAAGGCAGAAAAAGGTTTTCTTCACATTGGACTCAGAGTTGGTGCATGTCATCCACTGCCAGTCAGAGGAATTTGCCACTCCACTCTGTCCAACTTTGGCTGCAAATATAGACATTCAGGTTTTGGTTAATTTTGGACAAAGTGCATTCAAATATGCACCTGCAAATGCGCAAAGAACACCAAATCCATGCTTCATAGCCCCACTTGTGAATTCCCCTGGTGCTACCCTTGGCTATGATGACAGCAAGGAGCTCTTCTCCATGGGAAGGATTGATTCTCAGTGGCTTAATCGATCCGCAAACAAAGGAAATCACCACAATGGGAATAGTACTCAAGTCTTAGATTTTGATGAGTCTGAGGCTGATCTATTTGAAATAGTCTTGGATGTCTCAAAACACAGTGCCATAGCTCACAGAAAATGA